CACTATGGAGAGCATGTCCTTCACGACGAGGGGCTTGAGAAGCACGGCGCACTCCCCGCGCCCCAGCGCTGCGGTTTTCACAAGGGAGATAATGATGAAGGGAATATTCATTTCCCGGAGTATCTCGCTCCGCTCCCAAATCCTCTGGTCAAAGCCCACGAGATCGATGAGCGCGAGCCCTATCATCCCGGGAGCCTTCAAA
The Candidatus Eremiobacterota bacterium genome window above contains:
- a CDS encoding response regulator, which gives rise to MPPSEKVLIVEYNMRNLELITGFLRGEGYEVTGAATMEELDEILKAPGMIGLALIDLVGFDQRIWERSEILREMNIPFIIISLVKTAALGRGECAVLLKPLVVKDMLSIVSTFFQEAAR